The proteins below are encoded in one region of Kazachstania africana CBS 2517 chromosome 6, complete genome:
- the NCE101 gene encoding Nce101p (similar to Saccharomyces cerevisiae NCE101 (YJL205C); ancestral locus Anc_1.129), producing the protein MLNHSKYLFNIYLDLSLSIILGTSGYYLYEKRLNLPRRHTLISLLRNKEWYNRKDQNC; encoded by the coding sequence ATGCTCAATCATTCAAAGTATCTTTTTAACATATATTTAGATTTATCACTGTCAATAATATTAGGCACATCAGGATATTACTTATAcgaaaaaagattaaatttACCTCGAAGACACACACTCATCAGCCTTCTTAGGAATAAAGAATGGTACAACCGAAAAGACCAAAACTGTTAG